The Pseudomonas sp. FP2309 genomic sequence AGCCGCTACCGCAAGCTGGGTATCCCAGCCTTGCAGGCGGCGTTCTACGGCGAGCGCAAGGTCGCGGGTGAACATCGCGCCATGCTGTTGACCCGCGCCCTGGACGGCTGGAATGACCTGGATTCATTGCTGGAGCAGTGGCCGCAACTGAGCGACGCCCAGCACCGTGCGATCCTGCTGGCCTGCGGCCAACTGGCGCGGCGCCTGCACAGCGTCGGCCAGGTGCATGGTTGTTTTTACCCCAAGCATATTTTTTTGCAGGCCACCGGTGACGGTTACGCCGCGCAATTGATCGACCTGGAGAAAACCCGCCCGCTGCTGTTCGGCTGGCGTGACCGGGTCAAGGACCTGGAGCCGTTGTTGCGTCGTGCACGGCCGTGGTCGGATGCGCAGGTGCGTCAACTGTTGGCGGCCTACCTCGATCAGCCGGAAGACAGTGCGCTGGTCACCACCTGGCTGCAACGCCTGACGACGCGGCGCAGCCACAAGGAGAACCGCTGATGCGTTTGTCCGAGTTGAAAAACGCCGGCCGCACACCGAGTCTGCCGTTGACCCTTGACCTGGCGGACGCCGCCGGCCCCGGTCAGTTGCAACTGCTGAGCCTGTTGCGCGTGCTGCCTGGCGAGCGTTACGTGGGCGCCGCAGTCTGGCGCGGGCGCCCGGTGCTGGCCAAGTTACTGGTGGGCGGCAAAGCTGCGCGGCATTTTCAGCGTGAGCTCACGGGCGTGCGGCTGTTGGCCGAACAAGGTCTGACCACGCCATTGTTACTGGCCGATGGGTTGCAGGAAGGCGAGGGCGGTTGGCTGCTGTTCGAATTTATCGAGGGCGCTGAGAGCCTGGCCGATGCCTGGCATGCGGTCGAAAGCTTGCCGCCCTTGGCCGACGAACAAACTGCCGTGCTCGCCGAAGCGCTGGGCGCCATTGCCCAGATGCACACCAAAGGCCTGTGGCAGGAAGACCTGCATCTGGACAACCTGCTGCGCCAGAACGGCAAGTTGTACTTGATCGACGGGGCCGGCATCCGCGTTGAAGAGGCGGGCAAGCCGCTGTCGCGTGACCGGGTGCTGGAGAACCTCGGTGTGTTTTTTGCGCAGTTGCCCAAAAACCTCGAGCCGTTTACCGAGGAGCTGCTGGTGTACTACCTGCTCGGCAACGGCGAACACGCCCTGCCGCTGCAAGCCCTGGAGAAACAGGTGCGTAAGGTCAGCGCGTGGCGCTTGAAGGACTTTTTGAACAAGGTCGGTCGCGAATGCACGCTGTTCAGCGTGGCGCGCGGCGCGTTCGGCTTGCGCGCGATGCGTCGCGAAGAAGAAGCGGCGATGTTGCCGGTGCTGCAGCAGGCCGACGCGTTGCTCGACAGCGGCCATCTGTACAAAACCGGCGGTACCGCCAGCGTGGCCAAGGTCGATGTGGCCGGGCGGCCGTTGGTGATCAAGCGCTACAACATCAAGGGTTTTGCCCATTGGCTCAAGCGCTTCTGGCGCCCGAGCCGTGCCTGGCATTCGTGGCGTGAAGGCAACCGTCTGGCGTTCCTCGGCATCGCCACGCCGAAGCCTTTGGCCGTGTTGGAAAAGCGCTTTTTCTGGCTGCGCAGCCGTGCCTACCTGGTCACCGAATACCTGCCGGGCCCGGACATCATCGAGCGCTTCGCGCCCTGCGTCG encodes the following:
- a CDS encoding lipopolysaccharide kinase InaA family protein, coding for MSDFLAAEDRALLERHGLATFDALWAKQLDAVDEPNTSHGGWSSVFRLELDGHGYYLKRQSNYLTRSLHRPLGEPSFSREFRNISRYRKLGIPALQAAFYGERKVAGEHRAMLLTRALDGWNDLDSLLEQWPQLSDAQHRAILLACGQLARRLHSVGQVHGCFYPKHIFLQATGDGYAAQLIDLEKTRPLLFGWRDRVKDLEPLLRRARPWSDAQVRQLLAAYLDQPEDSALVTTWLQRLTTRRSHKENR
- a CDS encoding lipopolysaccharide kinase InaA family protein, which translates into the protein MRLSELKNAGRTPSLPLTLDLADAAGPGQLQLLSLLRVLPGERYVGAAVWRGRPVLAKLLVGGKAARHFQRELTGVRLLAEQGLTTPLLLADGLQEGEGGWLLFEFIEGAESLADAWHAVESLPPLADEQTAVLAEALGAIAQMHTKGLWQEDLHLDNLLRQNGKLYLIDGAGIRVEEAGKPLSRDRVLENLGVFFAQLPKNLEPFTEELLVYYLLGNGEHALPLQALEKQVRKVSAWRLKDFLNKVGRECTLFSVARGAFGLRAMRREEEAAMLPVLQQADALLDSGHLYKTGGTASVAKVDVAGRPLVIKRYNIKGFAHWLKRFWRPSRAWHSWREGNRLAFLGIATPKPLAVLEKRFFWLRSRAYLVTEYLPGPDIIERFAPCVEHGDAPESELLALDQLFAELIRERISHGDFKGHNLFWHEGRWTLIDLDAMCQHSSAASFAAAYAKDRARFMRNWPQESALYKVIDERLPTQV